In Sander vitreus isolate 19-12246 chromosome 7, sanVit1, whole genome shotgun sequence, a genomic segment contains:
- the casz1 gene encoding zinc finger protein castor homolog 1 isoform X4, with protein sequence MPCFVERILPGQEGEVRQSAEGGLLPAERSLCTETTSGKPKMAAKRKGGLKLNAICAKLSRQVVFDSSSQNAEGDQSVAENSERGSSHYDDTETNFPESLNLGQSLEEDQKRREAIEKWVNGEYGDEPPAPDDEQEHELKVSNGEDDPPEGVYMVQPTGFSDDEDNAEEGEPMAASQEDSYHEDKEAEVRPSKDNTYMPPREAQSRQAPFSSTGEASALRDYAANTMNEFLGMFGYDDQQVRDELTKKISFEKLKAATSDPSSLSSEEASRRARFSKYEEYIRKLKAGETLPWPMHASPPKPEDLNPKLAQDKSATMLQTSGCLPGAEIQIYPPSLDHKQPGGPQLSTSQPPNPSHIQNMASRASKYDFFIQKLKMGESLQQQNGNAYKRPSKYDLENVKFLHLFKPGEGNPDMGGAIAFKTCKVGRPSKYDIRTIQKLMPGNPEASLMPNVLATAPGNPGAPGVPTVSTAGASIAPGLTIDQTGHLSFNAADYLKSSFSKTDSITTGTVSSVKNGLPPDKPASDDINLYQKYIARFSGSQHCGHVHCAYQYREHYHCMDPECNYQVSRFTSKQDVIRHYNMHKKRDNSLQHGFMRFSPLDDCSVYYHGCHLNGKSTHYHCMQVGCSKVYTSTSDVMTHENFHKKNAQLINDGFQRFRATEDCGTVGCQFYGQKTTHFHCRRPGCTFTFKNKCDIEKHKSYHIKDDAYAKDGFKKFYKYEECKYEGCVYSKATNHFHCIRSGCGFTFTSTSQMTSHKRKHERRHIRSSGVMGLSSAYLAPKDEPEESSNDDLMDFSTISSKNSSLSASPTTQQSTTVSHLLATPTTAVSSSSTSVHTLKPTSSLPSAGQRMSSLLSQALPSNMPVALALSNNAMAASNPFFPLIPRMPLQPPPPAASLISAISSGAHSMPTDSLTQGCSTLGADGAMASTPTSFATSSIMEKISASKGLISPMMARLAAAALKPSNNQNTGNGQPASASQFNLVQVKQEPMDINSGASQDSTQEHSLDLSKKDHSNESNGHPVPGNTSLLSSLMNKMSQVNPALFSAMNLKTELEASQGSNSSEAAQYLNRVLKRPLPEKPTEIWRTYLRRFDTDDFCEAQCDFLQKVHFHCLVEDCGALFSTVDGAIKHANFHLRATLKVKSEPQFGEGKDSSEGALLQPAAPVSMANNPSMDVAHLTSSGGYSSPPPSLLAWKQLTGSIPQMSDSMPNLPANSPLATTSLENAKPQVKPGFLQFQENDPCLATDCKYSNKFHFHCLFGNCKYVCKTSGKAESHCLDHINPSNNLVNVRDQFSYYSLQCLCPNQHCEFRMRGHYHCLRPGCYFVTNITTKLPWHVKKHEKADRRAANGFKYFTKREECGRLGCKYNQVNSHFHCIRDGCQFSFLLKHQMTSHARKHMRRMLGKNFDRVPSQVMPLGQRADASSMIGTHPGMNSSFSSTIMEETDDYMDYMGGGGSPLGLSSESSNQDRSCTSTPVGNDGSPAGQGWLATTSAPTTPADTSATQNAPPYSPPPPPPLPPPPPPPPSTLQPGLQSQAPSLSPALLRPPLSSLPYLLSPSCLSYSLLSASLGATRSVVMPTNTPAFSPIIATPSPVKNDVPIVQDAAGNTISIPTATGAKKRFWIIEDMSPFGKRRKTASSRKMLDEGMMLEGFRRYDLYENCKDSGCQFSLKVTHYHCTRENCGYKFCGRTHMYKHAQHHDRVDNLVLDDFKRFKSSLSCNFPDCQFSGNSTHFHCLRCGFRCTDSTKVTAHRKHHGKQDVISAAGFCQFSSSVDCEVPDCKYKLKCSHFHCTFPECKHTVVGMSQMDSHKRKHEKQERGELPSVSPKQEGMHHLGGSVSAVSSASMGLSTSSPSGLYGLSRSIDSSAPSMLYPTDGIGSEYNHLYPQSSISLDGSLNLGTDTSSSLFFLKNAAGLGLSDSLDLSKKMHHDTARSSHNPATQLGLPAAQDDTTGTSGEAEDDLSPEEEVQAEEEEEEEEEEDEEEADLNSDSNDDSMAEPDGEKDNGESFDASVNHTDSSRLEKQDVDP encoded by the exons CTGAAAGGAGTTTATGCACTGAAACGACCTCAGGAAAACCCAAGATGGCCGCCAAAAGGAAAGGTGGCTTAAAACTCAATGCTATCTGTGCCAAGCTGAGCCGCCAGGTGGTGTTCGACAGTAGTTCCCAGAATGCAGAGGGAGACCAGAGTGTAGCAGAAAACAGTGAGCGTGGCAGTTCTCACTACGATGACACTGAGACCAACTTCCCAGAGAGCCTTAACCTCGGTCAGAGCCTAGAGGAGGACCAGAAGAGACGCGAGGCCATTGAGAAGTGGGTCAACGGCGAGTACGGCGATGAACCGCCAGCTCCCGACGATGAACAGGAGCATGAACTCAAAGTCAGCAATGGCGAAGATGACCCTCCTGAGGGCGTGTACATGGTACAGCCCACAGGCTTCAGCGATGACGAAGACAATGCAGAGGAGGGCGAGCCAATGGCAGCCTCTCAGGAGGACAGTTACCATGAAGACAAAGAAGCTGAAGTCAGGCCTTCAAAAGACAACACGTACATGCCACCAAGGGAGGCCCAAAGTCGTCAAGCACCTTTCTCCTCTACAG GAGAAGCATCTGCCCTGCGAGACTATGCAGCCAACACCATGAATGAATTTTTGGGAATGTTTGGTTATGATGACCAGCAGGTAAGGGATGAGCTGACCAAGAAGATCAGCTTTGAGAAGCTCAAAGCTGCTACCTCAGACCCCTCATCCCTCAGCAGTGAGGAGGCCTCACGGCGTGCTCGCTTCTCCAAGTACGAAGAGTACATTCGCAAGCTAAAAGCCGGGGAGACCCTACCTTGGCCCATGCATGCTTCCCCACCCAAACCAGAGGACCTCAACCCAAAACTGGCCCAAGACAAGAGTGCTACCATGCTCCAGACGTCTGGGTGCCTCCCAGGAGCCGAGATACAGATCTATCCTCCCAGCCTGGACCACAAACAGCCAGGAGGACCTCAGCTGAGCACTTCTCAGCCACCAAATCCTTCTCACATCCAGAACATGGCATCCCGAGCCTCCAAGTATGACTTCTTTATTCAGAAGTTGAAGATGGGTGAGAGTCTACAGCAGCAGAATGGTAATGCTTACAAGCGACCCTCCAAGTACGACCTGGAGAACGTCAAGTTTCTGCACCTCTTCAAGCCTGGTGAGGGCAACCCTGACATGGGCGGTGCCATCGCCTTTAAGACTTGCAAAGTGGGCCGCCCGTCGAAGTATGACATCAGAACAATTCAGAAGCTAATGCCAGGAAATCCCGAGGCCTCACTGATGCCCAATGTCCTCGCTACAGCACCAGGAAACCCGGGAGCTCCTGGTGTCCCCACTGTGAGCACAGCTGGGGCCAGCATCGCCCCAGGGCTGACAATAGACCAGACAGGACACTTAAGCTTCAACGCCGCTGACTACCTGAAGTCCAGCTTTTCCAAGACTGACTCCATCACCACGGGCACTGTGTCCTCCGTTAA GAATGGCCTGCCACCAGATAAACCCGCCAGCGACGACATCAACCTCTACCAGAAATATATTGCCAG ATTCTCTGGAAGTCAACACTGTGGACACGTGCACTGTGCCTACCAGTACAGAGAGCATTACCACTGCATGGACCCTGAGTGTAACTACCAGGTGAGC AGGTTTACCAGTAAGCAGGATGTAATCAGGCACTACAACATGCACAAGAAGAGGGACAACTCTCTTCAGCATGGCTTCATGCGCTTCAGCCCTCTGGACGACTGCAGTGTCTACTACCATGGCTGCCACCTCAATGGAAAAAGCACCCATTACCACTGCATGCAG GTGGGCTGCAGCAAGGTGTACACTAGCACCTCAGACGTCATGACTCATGAAAACTTCCATAAAAAGAATGCCCAGCTGATCAACGATGGCTTCCAGAGATTTCGTGCCACTGAGGACTGTGGCACAGTCGGGTGTCAATTCTATGGGCAGAAGACTACACACTTTCACTGCAG GCGCCCAGGATGCACATTCACCTTTAAGAACAAGTGTGACATTGAGAAGCACAAGAGCTACCACATCAAGGATGATGCCTATGCCAAAGATGGCTTTAAGAAGTTCTATAAGTATGAGGAGTGCAAGTACGAGGGCTGCGTGTACAGCAAAGCTACAAACCACTTCCACTGCATCCGCTCAGGATGTGGCTTCACCTTTACCTCCACTAGCCAGATGACCTCCCACAAGCGCAAACACGAGCGCCGGCACATCCGCTCCTCTGGAGTCATGGGCCTCTCTTCCGCCTACCTGGCGCCAAAGGATGAGCCAGAGGAATCGAGCAACGATGACCTGATGGACTTCTCGACCATCAGCAGCAAGAACTCCAGCCTGAGTGCCTCACCTACGACCCAGCAGTCCACCACTGTATCGCACCTGTTGGCCACGCCTACCACtgctgtctcctcctcctctacatCGGTCCACACCCTCAAACCCACATCCTCGCTGCCCAGTGCAGGCCAGCGAATGTCCAGTCTGCTGTCCCAGGCCCTGCCTAGCAACATGCCCGTGGCCCTTGCTCTTTCTAACAATGCCATGGCCGCCTCCAACCCGTTCTTCCCCCTAATACCCAGGATGCCTCTCCAACCACCTCCGCCAGCCGCTAGCCTGATATCTGCTATATCTTCCGGGGCCCACTCCATGCCCACCGACTCACTGACCCAAGGTTGCTCCACATTGGGTGCAGATGGAGCCATGGCCTCTACCCCAACGTCCTTCGCCACCTCCTCCATCATGGAGAAGATCTCGGCAAGCAAAGGTCTGATATCACCCATGATGGCCAGACTGGCAGCTGCTGCCCTGAAGCCCTCCAACAACCAAAACACAG GGAATGGGCAGCCGGCTTCAGCCAGCCAGTTCAATCTGGTTCAAGTGAAGCAGGAGCCAATGGATATCAACTCTGGGGCCTCCCAAGACTCCACGCAGGAGCACAGCCTGGACCTGAGCAAGAAAGATCACAG TAATGAATCAAACGGACACCCTGTACCAGGGAATACATCTCTTTTATCCTCGCTTATGAATAAG ATGTCACAGGTGAACCCTGCCCTGTTCAGCGCCATGAACCTGAAGACAGAGCTGGAGGCAAGCCAGGGCAGCAACAGCTCGGAGGCAGCACAATATCTGAACAGAGTGCTCAAGAGGCCCCTGCCAGAAAAACCCACTGAGATCTGGAGGACATACCTCCGCAG GTTTGACACAGATGACTTCTGTGAGGCTCAGTGCGACTTCCTTCAGAAAGTGCACTTTCACTGCCTGGTAGAGGACTGTGGTGCACTCTTCAGCACTGTGGATGGGGCCATAAAACATGCTAA CTTCCACCTCCGGGCCACCTTGAAAGTGAAGTCTGAGCCTCAGTTTGGTGAGGGCAAGGACTCCAGTGAGGGAGCCTTGCTGCAGCCTGCTGCCCCCGTCTCTATGGCTAACAATCCCTCTATGGATGTGGCCCACCTCACCTCCTCTGGTGGCTAcagctctcctcctccctccctgctGGCCTGGAAGCAGCTGACCGGCAGCATCCCTCAGATGTCGGACTCGATGCCCAACCTGCCGGCCAACTCCCCTCTGGCCACTACCTCTCTGGAGAATGCTAAACCTCAAGTCAAACCTGGTTTCCTGCAGTTTCAGGAAAA TGATCCCTGTTTGGCTACTGACTGTAAGTACTCAAACAAGTTCCACTTCCACTGCTTGTTTGGAAATTGCAAGTATGTGTGCAAGACGTCTGGCAAGGCCGAGTCCCACTGTTTGGACCACATCAACCCCAGCAACAACCTGGTCAACGTCCGTGACCAGTTTTCCTACTACTCTCTCCAGTGTCTCTGTCCCAACCAG CACTGCGAGTTCAGAATGAGGGGCCACTATCACTGTCTGCGGCCTGGCTGCTACTTTGTCACTAACATCACCACCAAGCTGCCATGGCACGTCAAGAAGCACGAGAAGGCAGATCGCCGTGCCGCCAATGGCTTCAAATATTTCACCAAGAGGGAGGAGTGTGGGAGGCTGG GTTGTAAGTATAACCAAGTCAACAGCCACTTCCACTGCATCCGTGACGGTTGCCAGTTCTCCTTCCTGCTCAAGCACCAGATGACCTCACATGCTCGCAAACACATGAGGCGGATGCTGGGGAAGAATTTTGACAGAGTCCCGTCCcag GTGATGCCACTTGGACAGAGGGCAGATGCATCCAGCATGATAGGGACCCATCCTGGTATGAACTCCAGCTTCTCCTCCACCATCATGGAGGAGACTGATGATTACATGGACTACATGGGAGGAGGGGGCAGCCCCTTGGGCCTCTCCTCCGAGTCTTCCAACCAGGACCGGAGCTGCACCAGCACACCTGTAGGCAACGATGGTTCTCCAGCAG GACAAGGCTGGCTCGCCACCACTTCTGCTCCTACTACCCCTGCTGACACTAGCGCTACCCAAAATGCACCTCCTtattcccctcctcctcctccaccactgccaccaccaccaccacctcctccctccACTCTTCAGCCTGGCCTTCAGTCCCAGGCCCCAtccctctctcctgctctcctccgacctcctctctcctcactcCCATACCTCCTCTCTCCATCCTGTCTGTCATACTCTCTGCTCAGCGCCTCTCTGGGAGCCACTCGGAGTGTTGTCATGCCAACCAACACACCAGCTTTCAGCCCCATCATTGCCACTCCGTCTCCGGTTAAAAATGACGTCCCTATAGTGCAGGATGCTGCAG GCAACACCATTTCCATTCCCACGGCCACTGGTGCAAAGAAGCGCTTCTGGATCATCGAGGACATGTCACCATTCGGCAAGCGCCGCAAGACTGCATCATCACGTAAGATGCTGGATGAGGGGATGATGCTGGAGGGCTTCAGGCGCTATGACCTCTACGAGAACTGCAAGGATTCAGGCTGCCAGTTTTCTCTGAAGGTGACCCACTACCACTGCACACGTGAGAACTGTGGCTACAAGTTCTGCGGCCGCACCCACATGTACAAGCATGCGCAGCACCACGACCGCGTGGACAACCTGGTCCTGGACGACTTCAAGCGCTTCAAATCGTCACTCAGCTGCAACTTCCCTGACTGCCAGTTTTCGGGCAACAGCACCCACTTCCACTGTCTGCGCTGCGGCTTCCGCTGCACCGACAGCACCAAGGTGACGGCCCACCGCAAACACCACGGCAAGCAAGATGTGATCAGCGCTGCTGGCTTCTGCCAGTTCAGCTCCAGTGTTGATTGCGAGGTTCCCGACTGCAAATATAAGCTCAAGTGCTCGCACTTCCACTGCACCTTCCCTGAGTGTAAGCACACAGTGGTGGGCATGTCCCAGATGGACTCCCACAAGAGAAAGCACGAGAAGCAGGAGCGGGGTGAGCTGCCGTCTGTGTCACCCAAACAGGAAGGGATGCACCACCTGGGAGGAAGTGTGTCTGCGGTCTCTTCCGCCTCTATGGGTCTTTCTACTTCCTCACCTAGTGGCCTCTACGGGTTGTCCCGCAGCATTGACAGCAGTGCTCCCTCCATGCTCTACCCAACAGATGGCATCGGGTCCGAGTATAACCACCTGTACCCACAGTCCTCCATCAGCCTGGACGGCTCCCTCAACCTGGGCACCGACACCAGCAGCTCCCTGTTCTTCCTGAAGAATGCAGCCGGTCTGGGACTCAGCGACTCACTGGACCTCAGCAAGAAAATGCACCACGACACAGCGCGATCTAGCCACAACCCGGCAACCCAGCTGGGTCTGCCAGCAGCTCAGGACGACACCACAGGAACATCTGGAGAGGCTGAAGATGACCTGTCGCCAGAGGAGGAGGTgcaggcagaggaggaggaagaagaagaggaggaggaagacgaggaggaaGCAGACCTTAACAGTGACTCGAATGATGATTCAATGGCGGAGCCTGATGGTGAAAAGGACAATGGCGAGAGTTTTGATGCTTCCGTTAACCACACTGATTCTTCCCGACTGGAAAAGCAAGACGTTGacccataa